A stretch of the Chlorobiota bacterium genome encodes the following:
- a CDS encoding DUF2807 domain-containing protein — protein sequence MNEKVLFKTRVTEIIYMISIYILILTTSILAFTGCKLNKKSKDSNGKIVINSEQRVDSVFSVSNFNGINVNSICKVIVIQDSIINSPIVKINSDKNFIKNVILLVENGILKIDYNEESSSDKDNMKNVIYVTINELTSLEVSGAASISSQGNITAKKLSLIMSGIGSIDVNCKTDSLLSEVSGTGKLEINGSTLNHQAEVSGIGGIEAKNLIAKNSNVQVIGAGGCEVFVTDSLIAEVSGIGGIKYYGNPKCIKKELSGFGSIEKDE from the coding sequence ATGAACGAAAAAGTATTATTCAAAACTAGAGTTACAGAAATTATCTATATGATATCAATCTACATTTTGATTCTAACTACATCAATTTTAGCTTTCACTGGTTGTAAACTAAATAAAAAGAGTAAGGATTCTAATGGAAAAATAGTAATAAACTCAGAACAAAGAGTTGATTCAGTATTTTCTGTTAGTAATTTTAATGGTATTAATGTTAACTCAATTTGCAAAGTTATTGTTATACAAGATTCAATTATAAATTCACCAATTGTTAAAATTAATTCAGATAAAAATTTTATCAAAAATGTAATTTTATTGGTTGAAAATGGGATTTTAAAGATTGATTATAATGAAGAATCGTCTTCAGATAAAGACAATATGAAAAATGTTATTTATGTTACAATCAATGAATTAACTTCATTAGAAGTTTCAGGAGCAGCAAGTATTAGTTCTCAAGGAAATATCACTGCAAAGAAATTAAGTTTAATCATGAGTGGGATTGGATCAATAGATGTTAATTGCAAAACAGACTCATTATTATCTGAAGTGTCTGGTACTGGAAAATTAGAAATCAATGGTAGTACCTTAAATCATCAAGCCGAAGTAAGTGGTATTGGTGGTATTGAAGCAAAAAATCTTATTGCAAAAAATTCAAATGTCCAAGTAATTGGTGCTGGTGGATGTGAAGTATTTGTAACAGACAGTTTGATAGCTGAAGTGAGTGGAATTGGTGGAATAAAATATTATGGTAATCCTAAATGTATTAAGAAAGAATTAAGTGGATTTGGGAGTATTGAGAAAGATGAATAA
- the porU gene encoding type IX secretion system sortase PorU translates to MKNFTIFILFYVFAFWNNYAQEKTGFKVISSDQKSMILEYNNSYSINFYRGYIIPQCANSYLSNPKEIGSPIKLLASIPIALPKPIGNKIELINVVFDTIIKGKLAPVPILNSDNNGFFNEYYNIEKLDYSKSLPTKLFSLNYTGISRNINCGCVNVNPVEYNISKNEVRFLKKIVLKISYSTSNSESKFVVTSKQNELLNNVFINSDIANSWKIENGINNELSKRNIINEAKIWLKIEVKESGLQKITAEDLKNSGIDLNSIDQDKIAIYNGGGDDLDEDIEHISKNTMNQIPTIIDKVNGVLSTIYFYGSNASIWKYSGLDSVPIHKISPFTSSNYFILSIGGAPTKEFLKVTNNSNPINFVDYGLSKFYYDDDKTNAISIAHSGSGRDWFAAIQMQTDNSRGSDSRIFTNQLDNLDRTKPVYIRAQVAHRAINSSCTFNFYENEKKIGSDVYFSGISDGDNETVVYKSSELMEFDANIIPFDNKSILKIQYNNSGIGTGYLDFYEYHFSKKLIANNGEISFTSPNIIGNTEFKVSNFSGSELIPIEITNPENPVLIEPISYNGNFIFRTSLDGKVSNSKSFCFTEKKNAKSVTSIKKIQFANLRGTSFDADVIVITSDELKPSVEKYVDYKNKLGKYKVALFTCEDIYNEFSFGRLDPTALRDFIGYAMQNWKVKPQYVLLAGDGTYDYRNISTKQNQFVPTYQTKDDYLTSTASSAHDDFFVRVVGNDKLIDLAISRIPVDNNNDFDIILDKIKNYEGKNNYGLWRNTVMLVSDDAWSERGFNGSESFVDQTESLWKQIPTWLEPKKIYLQDYNTEQVIGRRKPAATQDLLESFQKGAVIVNWNGHGNPNVWAHEKLLEKDQFIPQLTNDSTLSFVSAVTCNFGHFDDPNVLSGAEDFMNHKGGGAIALLATTRAVYISYNAGLMNNYFTTLFARDKSTKKFLNIGQAMFKAKQNITSVDNDEKYIIIGDPILSLNLPQDSILITSVNSVNPNENIVSLKGLEKVTINGEIKNRSGQLRSDFNGTALITLYDADRKVTFNETVITQSAIYYGGQLFKGNCEVKNGYFSITFRIPKDISFDTSNARIHAYAYSSNEDASGSTANIKVFGLDTTTITDLSGPEIKVFLDDRSFRNGDLVTEKPQVIVDLKDISGINSSGAGLGHNIEAWIDDKPTSIDLTPTYRASNIGFGEGTAQKQLINLEPGEHKIKVRAWDIYNNTTTTSTNFKISSENNGKLQVIDIVNFPNPAQNETDFLFRHNQTKPIDASIDVYTLSGRKIFTKSVDNITDRFVKIHWDLSDKDGIKLGNGVYLYKLRIKSENGDYFESIEKISIVK, encoded by the coding sequence ATGAAAAATTTCACAATATTTATTTTATTTTATGTATTTGCTTTTTGGAATAATTATGCCCAAGAAAAAACTGGGTTTAAAGTTATTTCATCAGATCAGAAGAGTATGATTCTTGAATACAATAATAGTTATTCAATAAATTTTTATAGGGGTTATATTATTCCACAATGTGCAAATTCATATTTATCTAACCCAAAAGAAATAGGCTCACCAATAAAATTGTTAGCATCAATTCCAATTGCATTACCAAAACCAATAGGCAATAAAATTGAACTTATAAATGTTGTATTCGATACAATTATAAAAGGGAAGTTAGCCCCAGTACCTATATTAAATTCAGATAATAATGGATTTTTCAATGAGTATTATAATATTGAAAAATTAGATTATTCTAAAAGTTTACCAACCAAATTATTTTCTTTGAACTATACTGGAATCAGTCGGAATATTAATTGTGGTTGTGTTAATGTAAATCCTGTTGAATATAATATTTCAAAGAATGAGGTAAGGTTTTTAAAAAAGATTGTTTTAAAAATATCATATTCTACTAGTAATTCTGAATCAAAATTTGTTGTTACTTCGAAACAAAATGAATTGCTGAATAATGTATTTATTAATAGTGATATTGCAAACTCTTGGAAAATAGAAAATGGAATTAATAATGAATTATCAAAAAGAAACATTATTAATGAAGCAAAAATCTGGTTAAAGATTGAAGTGAAAGAGAGTGGATTGCAAAAGATAACTGCTGAAGATTTGAAGAATTCAGGTATTGATTTAAACTCTATTGATCAAGATAAAATAGCAATTTATAATGGAGGGGGGGATGACTTAGATGAAGATATTGAGCATATCTCAAAAAATACAATGAATCAAATCCCAACAATAATTGATAAAGTAAATGGAGTTTTATCTACTATATATTTTTATGGTTCAAATGCTTCAATCTGGAAATACTCCGGATTAGATTCAGTTCCAATCCATAAAATTAGTCCGTTTACAAGTAGTAATTATTTTATATTATCAATTGGAGGAGCTCCAACAAAAGAATTTTTAAAAGTTACAAACAATTCAAATCCAATAAATTTTGTTGATTACGGATTAAGTAAATTTTATTATGATGATGATAAAACAAATGCAATCAGTATAGCTCATAGTGGGTCTGGTCGTGATTGGTTTGCTGCAATACAGATGCAAACTGATAATTCTCGGGGAAGTGATTCAAGAATTTTTACTAATCAATTAGATAATCTTGATAGAACAAAACCTGTATACATAAGAGCCCAAGTAGCTCACAGAGCAATCAATTCATCTTGTACATTTAATTTTTATGAGAATGAAAAAAAAATTGGATCTGATGTCTATTTTTCAGGAATCAGTGATGGAGATAATGAAACCGTAGTTTATAAAAGTTCTGAGTTAATGGAATTTGATGCAAATATTATTCCCTTTGATAACAAATCTATATTGAAAATACAATATAATAATTCAGGAATCGGAACTGGATATTTAGATTTCTATGAGTATCACTTTTCAAAAAAATTGATTGCAAATAATGGAGAAATTTCATTTACATCACCTAACATTATAGGGAATACAGAATTTAAAGTCAGTAATTTTTCTGGATCAGAATTAATTCCAATAGAGATAACAAATCCAGAAAATCCTGTTTTAATTGAACCAATAAGTTACAATGGTAATTTTATTTTTAGAACTAGTTTAGATGGAAAAGTAAGTAATTCAAAATCTTTTTGTTTTACTGAAAAGAAAAATGCTAAATCTGTTACTTCTATTAAAAAAATCCAATTTGCTAATTTAAGAGGAACAAGTTTTGACGCGGATGTAATTGTAATAACAAGTGATGAGTTAAAACCATCAGTTGAAAAATATGTCGATTACAAAAACAAATTAGGTAAGTATAAAGTTGCATTATTTACTTGTGAAGATATCTATAATGAATTTTCTTTTGGTAGATTAGATCCTACTGCTTTAAGAGATTTTATTGGTTATGCAATGCAAAATTGGAAAGTTAAACCACAATATGTATTACTTGCAGGAGATGGAACCTATGATTATAGAAATATATCCACAAAACAAAATCAATTTGTACCAACTTACCAAACAAAGGATGATTATTTAACATCAACAGCTTCAAGTGCACATGATGATTTTTTTGTTAGAGTAGTTGGAAATGACAAACTTATTGATTTAGCGATTTCAAGAATACCAGTTGATAATAATAATGATTTTGATATTATACTCGATAAGATTAAAAATTATGAAGGTAAAAATAATTATGGGTTATGGAGAAATACCGTAATGTTAGTTTCAGATGATGCTTGGAGTGAAAGAGGATTTAATGGATCGGAAAGTTTTGTTGATCAAACTGAATCGTTATGGAAACAAATTCCAACTTGGCTCGAACCAAAGAAAATATATCTTCAAGACTATAATACTGAACAAGTTATAGGCAGAAGAAAACCTGCGGCGACTCAAGATTTACTGGAAAGTTTTCAGAAAGGGGCAGTGATTGTAAATTGGAATGGACATGGAAATCCAAATGTTTGGGCTCATGAGAAATTGTTGGAAAAAGACCAGTTCATTCCTCAACTTACCAACGATTCTACACTTTCGTTTGTATCTGCTGTTACTTGCAATTTTGGACATTTTGATGATCCAAATGTATTATCAGGGGCAGAGGACTTTATGAATCATAAGGGTGGGGGAGCAATAGCTTTGTTAGCTACAACCCGAGCAGTTTATATTTCTTATAATGCAGGGCTTATGAATAATTATTTCACAACATTATTTGCTCGTGATAAATCTACTAAAAAGTTTTTAAATATTGGTCAAGCCATGTTTAAAGCAAAGCAAAACATTACCAGCGTTGATAATGATGAAAAATATATAATAATTGGTGACCCAATATTGAGTTTAAACTTGCCTCAAGACTCTATTTTAATTACTTCAGTAAATTCTGTTAATCCAAATGAGAATATAGTATCATTAAAAGGTCTAGAAAAAGTTACTATTAATGGTGAAATTAAAAATCGTTCTGGTCAGTTAAGAAGTGATTTTAATGGTACTGCTTTAATAACTTTATATGATGCTGATAGAAAAGTAACATTTAATGAAACTGTAATTACACAAAGTGCAATTTATTATGGTGGTCAATTATTTAAAGGAAACTGTGAAGTGAAAAATGGATATTTTTCAATTACTTTTAGAATTCCAAAAGATATTTCATTTGATACTAGTAATGCTAGAATTCATGCTTATGCTTACTCCTCAAATGAAGATGCTTCTGGATCAACAGCCAATATAAAAGTATTTGGATTGGATACTACTACAATTACAGATTTATCTGGACCAGAGATTAAAGTTTTTTTAGATGATAGGTCTTTTAGAAATGGTGATTTAGTTACAGAAAAACCTCAAGTTATTGTTGACTTAAAAGACATTAGTGGAATCAACTCATCTGGTGCCGGGCTTGGGCACAATATAGAAGCATGGATTGATGATAAACCAACATCTATTGATCTTACTCCAACTTATAGGGCTTCTAATATTGGATTTGGTGAAGGTACTGCTCAAAAGCAGCTAATTAATTTAGAACCTGGCGAACATAAAATTAAAGTTAGAGCTTGGGACATTTATAATAATACAACAACAACTTCAACTAATTTTAAAATCTCTTCTGAAAACAATGGAAAGCTTCAAGTGATTGATATTGTTAATTTTCCAAATCCAGCACAGAATGAAACTGACTTTCTTTTCAGACATAATCAAACCAAACCTATTGATGCAAGTATTGATGTTTATACTTTAAGTGGTAGAAAAATATTTACAAAATCAGTAGATAATATTACTGATAGATTTGTCAAAATTCACTGGGACTTAAGTGATAAAGATGGAATTAAATTAGGTAATGGTGTTTACTTATATAAGTTGCGAATTAAATCAGAGAACGGCGATTATTTTGAATCAATTGAAAAAATTTCAATTGTTAAGTAG
- a CDS encoding DUF1460 domain-containing protein, with amino-acid sequence MNKVIFSISLFLVLLKFTTISKVNFDTPNSTLKIDTTNFNGYEFVGKLLKKAKLQNWSKFPIGDVVAKVGTQLVGIPYVGGTLDNFEDKEVCTINMNGLDCVTFFESSLAIARLIKAEKTDPNLMMSQIEFTRYRGGKIGDYSTRLHYTSDWIYDNQKKNVVTDITKSFKGSIKFNQLINFMGTHPNSYKQLKNDTSLIKKIISIESIINKRKLFHLPKENVALIENQLKSGDIIAITTSIKGLDCSHTGLCVRDSTGTIKFMHASLTKKQVVIDTSLSEYLKTVSKHIGIIVARPKY; translated from the coding sequence ATGAATAAAGTAATATTTTCTATATCGTTATTTTTAGTTTTATTGAAATTTACTACAATTTCCAAAGTAAATTTTGATACACCTAATTCAACTTTAAAAATTGATACAACGAATTTTAATGGTTATGAATTTGTTGGTAAATTATTAAAAAAAGCAAAACTTCAGAATTGGTCAAAATTTCCAATTGGAGATGTTGTTGCAAAAGTAGGTACTCAACTTGTTGGAATACCTTATGTTGGTGGTACATTAGATAATTTTGAAGATAAAGAAGTATGTACTATAAACATGAATGGTTTAGATTGTGTTACCTTTTTTGAAAGTTCTTTAGCAATTGCAAGATTGATTAAAGCTGAAAAAACAGATCCAAATTTGATGATGAGTCAAATTGAATTTACAAGATATAGAGGGGGAAAAATTGGTGATTATTCAACAAGATTACATTATACTTCAGATTGGATTTATGATAATCAGAAAAAAAATGTTGTTACTGATATTACTAAATCATTCAAAGGATCTATTAAATTTAATCAATTGATAAATTTTATGGGAACTCATCCAAATAGTTATAAACAATTAAAAAATGATACTAGTTTAATAAAAAAAATAATAAGTATTGAAAGTATAATTAACAAAAGAAAATTATTTCATTTACCTAAAGAGAATGTTGCTCTTATTGAAAATCAATTAAAGTCTGGTGATATTATTGCAATCACCACTAGTATTAAAGGGTTAGATTGTAGTCATACAGGTCTTTGTGTTCGAGATTCAACTGGAACTATCAAATTTATGCATGCATCGCTTACAAAAAAACAAGTTGTTATTGATACATCTTTAAGTGAATATTTGAAAACTGTTAGCAAACATATTGGAATAATTGTAGCTAGACCCAAGTATTAA